In Tessaracoccus flavus, the following are encoded in one genomic region:
- the ychF gene encoding redox-regulated ATPase YchF, producing MALTIGIVGLPNAGKSTLFNALTRNNVLAANYPFATIEPNVGVVGVPDDRLPQLAKIYGSERIVPATVSFVDIAGIVKGASQGEGMGNAFLANIREADAICQVTRVFVDDDVTHVDGKVDPASDIDTITTELIMADLATVEKALPRVEKDARLKKELQPKLEAYRAAKDALESGKGVRAAGLDVTELRDLFLLTAKPYIYVFNCDQDELADEDLKARMREVVAPAEAIFLDAKFESELVEMDEDEGREFLAEMGVEEPGLDVLARVGYDTLGLQSYLTAGPKESRGWTIPKGATAPEAAGVIHTDFQKGFIKAQVVSFDDLIAAGSENAAKAAGKMRLEGKDYVMQDGDVVEFRSGITSGGKK from the coding sequence GTGGCACTCACCATTGGAATCGTCGGCCTCCCCAACGCCGGCAAGTCGACCCTGTTCAACGCGCTCACCCGCAACAACGTGCTGGCGGCGAACTACCCGTTCGCGACGATCGAGCCCAACGTCGGGGTCGTGGGAGTGCCCGACGACCGGCTCCCACAGCTCGCGAAGATCTACGGGTCCGAGCGCATCGTGCCCGCGACGGTGAGCTTCGTCGACATCGCCGGCATCGTGAAGGGCGCCTCACAGGGAGAGGGGATGGGCAACGCATTCCTCGCCAACATTCGCGAGGCCGACGCGATCTGCCAGGTCACTCGCGTGTTCGTCGACGATGACGTCACGCACGTGGACGGCAAGGTGGACCCCGCCAGCGACATCGACACGATCACAACTGAACTGATCATGGCCGACCTCGCCACCGTGGAGAAGGCCCTTCCCCGCGTGGAAAAGGACGCTCGGCTCAAGAAGGAGCTGCAGCCGAAGCTCGAGGCGTACCGCGCGGCCAAGGATGCCCTTGAGTCAGGCAAGGGCGTCCGCGCGGCGGGGCTGGACGTCACTGAGCTGCGCGACCTCTTCCTCCTCACTGCGAAGCCCTACATCTATGTCTTCAACTGCGACCAGGATGAGCTCGCCGACGAGGATCTGAAGGCGCGCATGCGCGAGGTGGTCGCGCCGGCGGAGGCGATCTTCCTGGACGCGAAGTTCGAGTCGGAGCTCGTCGAGATGGACGAGGACGAGGGGCGCGAGTTCCTCGCCGAGATGGGTGTTGAGGAACCGGGGCTCGACGTCCTGGCCCGCGTCGGCTACGACACCCTGGGCCTCCAGAGCTACCTGACCGCCGGCCCCAAGGAGTCGCGCGGCTGGACGATCCCCAAGGGTGCGACGGCCCCCGAGGCCGCCGGGGTCATCCACACGGATTTCCAGAAGGGCTTCATCAAGGCCCAGGTGGTGAGCTTCGACGACCTCATCGCCGCCGGCTCGGAGAACGCCGCCAAGGCGGCCGGGAAGATGCGCCTCGAGGGCAAGGACTACGTCATGCAGGACGGCGACGTCGTGGAGTTCCGTAGCGGAATAACCTCTGGGGGCAAGAAGTGA
- a CDS encoding siderophore ABC transporter substrate-binding protein encodes MNISKRLMAAAAASLLALTACGADSTDNTPADAPSAESITIEHTQGTTTLDGPAQTIVALDLGALDTLNALGVADRVVGIPEVAAMPEALADFSDVETVGTMQEPNLEKIAELNPDLVIAGFRSAKLTPELAKNFNVIDVTYGSDESFYDGVAYASTLIGQAVGLEDETDEQLAELRETIDDAKAKVNPEHKALIVMTTGGKAGAHGAESRYGVVHKDLGIKPALDNIKTESHGDPISFEAIQQANPDLLIVVDRDAAVGQEGAAAEQVLDNELVASTNAWKNDQVVYLDGGRWYLMIHGLDNSVEMINEIAEAL; translated from the coding sequence ATGAACATCTCCAAGCGCCTCATGGCCGCCGCAGCGGCCAGCCTGCTTGCGCTGACCGCCTGTGGGGCGGACAGCACCGATAACACCCCTGCCGATGCACCCTCAGCGGAGTCGATCACCATCGAGCACACGCAGGGCACCACCACCCTCGATGGGCCCGCCCAGACCATCGTCGCGCTCGACCTCGGCGCGCTCGACACCCTCAACGCCCTCGGCGTTGCTGACCGGGTCGTCGGCATCCCCGAGGTTGCCGCAATGCCGGAGGCGCTCGCGGACTTCAGCGACGTCGAGACCGTCGGGACGATGCAGGAGCCGAATCTGGAGAAGATCGCCGAGCTGAATCCCGACCTCGTCATCGCCGGGTTCCGTAGCGCCAAGCTGACCCCAGAACTCGCGAAGAACTTCAACGTCATCGACGTCACCTACGGCAGCGACGAGTCGTTCTACGACGGCGTCGCCTACGCCAGCACCCTCATCGGGCAGGCCGTCGGCCTGGAGGACGAAACCGACGAGCAACTGGCTGAACTGCGCGAGACCATCGACGATGCCAAGGCTAAGGTCAACCCCGAGCACAAGGCACTGATCGTCATGACCACCGGCGGCAAGGCTGGGGCACATGGTGCCGAGTCGCGCTACGGCGTCGTGCACAAGGACCTCGGAATCAAGCCCGCTCTCGACAACATCAAGACCGAATCGCACGGCGATCCGATCTCGTTCGAGGCCATCCAGCAGGCCAACCCCGACCTGCTGATCGTCGTCGACCGCGACGCCGCCGTCGGCCAGGAGGGTGCCGCCGCGGAGCAGGTCCTCGACAACGAACTGGTTGCCTCCACCAACGCCTGGAAGAACGACCAGGTGGTCTACCTCGACGGCGGGCGCTGGTACCTCATGATCCACGGCCTCGACAATTCGGTCGAGATGATCAACGAGATCGCAGAGGCCCTCTGA
- a CDS encoding ABC transporter permease, whose protein sequence is MSTLTLDRPTTGVAPDRPFNWAILSALLGVLVLSGVSVFTGVADLSPIDFLTGTATDEQKLNLVASRIPRTAAVLLAGASLALAGLLMQMLVRNRFVEPSTVGTSESAAVGLLIVAMLFPAAPLPLKMLVAIITALIGTALFLRVIRSLPPHAPVVAIPLVGIMLAGIIAAGTTFVAQRNDLLQSLGIWMAGDFSGVLRGRYEGLWLLAGVGVLMWLFADRFTVASLGKDTATSLGLSYRMTLNLGLGLVAVASAVTLVIVGSIAFVGLIVPNLISMWRGDNLRRNIGWAALAGSGFVLVCDLIARTINHPYEVPVGTVSGIIGGAIFLGLLLTGKLRVR, encoded by the coding sequence ATGAGCACGCTGACGCTCGACCGCCCCACCACCGGGGTCGCTCCGGACCGCCCCTTCAACTGGGCCATCCTCAGCGCACTCCTCGGGGTGCTGGTGCTGTCGGGCGTCAGCGTGTTCACAGGGGTCGCTGACCTCTCCCCCATCGACTTCCTCACCGGGACCGCCACCGACGAGCAGAAACTCAACCTCGTGGCCTCGCGCATCCCCCGCACCGCAGCGGTCCTGCTCGCCGGCGCCTCGCTGGCACTGGCGGGCCTTCTCATGCAGATGCTCGTGCGCAACAGGTTTGTCGAACCCAGCACGGTCGGCACGAGCGAATCGGCCGCGGTGGGCCTCCTCATCGTCGCCATGCTGTTCCCCGCCGCGCCGTTGCCGCTCAAGATGCTCGTGGCGATCATCACGGCGCTGATCGGCACCGCCCTGTTCCTCCGCGTGATCCGTTCGCTGCCGCCGCACGCCCCGGTGGTGGCGATCCCGCTGGTGGGCATCATGCTCGCCGGGATCATCGCCGCGGGCACCACGTTCGTCGCCCAGCGCAACGACCTGCTCCAGTCGCTCGGGATCTGGATGGCCGGCGACTTCTCCGGGGTGCTCCGCGGACGCTACGAGGGTCTGTGGCTGCTCGCGGGAGTCGGGGTGCTGATGTGGCTCTTCGCCGACCGGTTCACCGTCGCCTCACTCGGCAAGGACACCGCCACCAGCCTCGGCCTCAGCTACCGGATGACGCTGAACCTCGGGCTGGGGCTGGTCGCGGTTGCGTCGGCCGTCACCCTGGTGATCGTCGGCTCCATCGCCTTCGTCGGCCTCATCGTGCCCAACCTGATCTCTATGTGGCGGGGCGACAACCTGCGTCGCAACATCGGGTGGGCCGCCTTGGCCGGGTCGGGCTTCGTCCTGGTGTGCGACCTCATCGCGCGCACGATCAACCACCCCTACGAGGTGCCTGTGGGGACGGTGTCGGGGATCATCGGCGGGGCCATCTTCCTCGGCCTCCTGCTCACCGGGAAACTGCGGGTGCGATGA